In Streptomyces sp. NBC_01439, the following are encoded in one genomic region:
- a CDS encoding class I SAM-dependent methyltransferase, protein MTRTFDHLVAEAESVSVDGWDFSWLDGRATEQRPSWGYQKLMSERLAQVRSALDIQTGGGEVLAGCAPLPPLMVATESWPPNIDKATRLLHPLGAVVVADADEPPLPFGDAAFELVTSRHPVTIWWEEIARVLTPGGSYLSQQVGPASVFELVEYFLGPQPEEVRRGRHPDDAVADATAAGLEVLDLRSERLRTEFHDIGAVIYFLRKVIWMVPGFTVGQYRDRLRELHEQIEREGPFVAHTARFLIEARKTG, encoded by the coding sequence ATGACGCGTACTTTCGACCATCTTGTCGCCGAGGCCGAGTCCGTCTCCGTGGACGGCTGGGACTTCTCCTGGCTCGACGGCCGGGCCACCGAGCAGCGCCCCTCCTGGGGCTACCAGAAACTGATGAGCGAGCGCCTGGCCCAGGTCCGGTCCGCGCTGGACATCCAGACCGGCGGGGGTGAGGTCCTGGCCGGATGCGCTCCGCTGCCACCGTTGATGGTCGCCACCGAGTCCTGGCCGCCCAACATCGACAAGGCGACGCGGCTGCTGCACCCGCTGGGCGCCGTGGTGGTCGCCGACGCCGACGAGCCGCCGCTGCCCTTCGGCGACGCTGCCTTCGAGCTGGTGACCAGCCGGCACCCGGTGACCATCTGGTGGGAGGAGATCGCGCGGGTGCTGACGCCGGGCGGCAGCTACCTCTCGCAGCAGGTAGGTCCGGCGAGCGTCTTCGAGCTCGTCGAGTACTTCCTCGGCCCGCAGCCGGAGGAGGTCCGGCGCGGCCGGCACCCCGACGACGCGGTCGCCGACGCCACCGCGGCCGGCCTCGAAGTCCTCGATCTGCGCTCCGAACGACTGCGCACGGAGTTCCACGACATCGGAGCCGTGATCTACTTCCTACGGAAGGTGATCTGGATGGTGCCCGGCTTCACGGTCGGGCAGTACCGGGACCGGTTGCGCGAGCTCCACGAACAGATCGAACGCGAAGGTCCGTTCGTCGCTCACACCGCCCGCTTCCTCATCGAAGCCCGCAAAACGGGCTGA
- a CDS encoding bifunctional 5,10-methylenetetrahydrofolate dehydrogenase/5,10-methenyltetrahydrofolate cyclohydrolase, whose amino-acid sequence MDGTALARRISEQTAAHAAKITERTGTAPCLATVLVGEDPASVTYVRMKQNRCAKAGITSRHVELPAETTTEELVATLTALSEDPEISGILLQHPVPHHIDERAAFEAIAPGKDVDGVTMHSFAAMGFGLPGFVSCTPGGIMRLLAAYDVDLTGKHAVVVGRSAILGKPAGMLLLEQNATVTYCHSRTQDLPSIVRQADVLVAAVGKAEFIRGEDIKPGAVVLDAGYNEGNVGDVHFESAAARASLITPVPGGVGPMTIAVLLEQTVQAAAAQAGLDLAEL is encoded by the coding sequence ATGGACGGCACGGCCCTCGCCCGCCGCATTTCGGAGCAGACCGCCGCCCACGCGGCGAAGATCACGGAGCGCACCGGCACCGCGCCCTGTCTCGCGACCGTGCTGGTCGGCGAGGACCCGGCCTCCGTGACCTACGTCCGCATGAAGCAGAACCGCTGCGCCAAGGCCGGGATCACCTCCCGCCACGTCGAGCTGCCGGCCGAGACCACCACCGAGGAGCTGGTGGCCACCCTCACCGCGCTGTCCGAGGACCCGGAGATCAGCGGCATCCTGCTCCAGCACCCCGTCCCGCACCACATCGACGAGCGCGCCGCCTTCGAGGCCATCGCCCCGGGCAAGGACGTCGACGGGGTCACCATGCACTCCTTCGCCGCCATGGGCTTCGGGCTGCCGGGCTTCGTCTCCTGCACCCCCGGCGGCATCATGCGGCTGCTCGCCGCCTACGACGTCGACCTGACCGGGAAGCACGCCGTCGTCGTCGGCCGCAGCGCGATCCTCGGCAAGCCGGCCGGGATGCTGCTGCTGGAGCAGAACGCCACCGTCACCTACTGCCACTCGCGGACCCAGGACCTGCCCTCGATCGTGCGCCAGGCGGACGTGCTGGTCGCCGCCGTCGGCAAGGCCGAGTTCATCCGCGGCGAGGACATCAAGCCGGGCGCGGTGGTCCTGGACGCCGGGTACAACGAGGGCAACGTCGGCGACGTGCACTTCGAGTCGGCCGCCGCCCGGGCCTCGCTGATCACGCCGGTACCGGGTGGTGTCGGCCCGATGACCATC
- a CDS encoding RNA polymerase sigma factor, which yields MSLSPSRTFPPEIAESEALVALVERGREQGHINGDDVRQAFEAGRIPVDQWKRVLRSLNQVLDEEGVALHVSAAPATKAAAKKPRKAAAAPARTVAKKATAAPRPIGARKTAVTTAATAATTATAISASSAAAIGDEASAEAAAEPKKRTVKKTAAKKTAVKKTAAKKTSAKDADEGETPVVEGEDWAAEDLVDEAEDEAPKAGGTQGFVLSDDDEDDAPAQTVMVAGATADPVKDYLKLIGKVPLLNAEQEVELAKRIEAGLFSEYKLEEEEDHKPAFKRELEILVEDGRRAKNHLLEANLRLVVSLAKRYTGRGMLFLDLIQEGNVGLIRAVEKFDYTKGFKFSTYATWWIRQAITRAMADQSRTIRIPVHMVEIINKLARVQRQMLQDLGREPTPEELGKELDMTPEKVIEVQKYGREPISLHTPLGEEGDSEFGDLIEDSEAVVPADAVSFTFLQEQLQSILGTLSEREAGVVSMRYGLNDGQPKTLDEIGRVYGVTRERIRQIESKTMSKLRHPSRSQVLRDYLD from the coding sequence GTGTCGCTCAGCCCGTCCCGTACGTTCCCTCCGGAGATCGCCGAATCCGAGGCCCTCGTCGCGCTCGTCGAGCGCGGCCGCGAGCAGGGTCACATCAACGGTGACGACGTGCGCCAGGCCTTCGAGGCCGGCCGCATCCCGGTGGACCAGTGGAAGCGGGTCCTGCGCAGCCTGAACCAGGTCCTGGACGAGGAGGGTGTCGCCCTTCACGTCAGCGCGGCGCCCGCCACCAAGGCCGCCGCCAAGAAGCCCCGCAAGGCTGCCGCCGCACCGGCCCGCACCGTGGCCAAGAAGGCCACCGCCGCGCCGCGCCCCATCGGCGCCCGCAAGACCGCGGTCACCACCGCGGCCACGGCTGCCACCACCGCCACGGCGATATCCGCTTCGTCGGCCGCCGCGATCGGGGACGAGGCGTCGGCCGAGGCCGCCGCCGAGCCGAAGAAGCGCACGGTCAAGAAGACCGCCGCCAAGAAGACCGCCGTGAAGAAGACCGCGGCGAAGAAGACCAGCGCCAAGGACGCCGACGAGGGCGAGACCCCCGTCGTCGAGGGCGAGGACTGGGCTGCCGAGGACCTGGTCGACGAGGCCGAGGACGAGGCTCCCAAGGCCGGCGGCACCCAGGGCTTCGTCCTGTCCGACGACGACGAGGACGACGCTCCGGCGCAGACGGTCATGGTGGCCGGCGCCACCGCCGACCCCGTCAAGGACTACCTCAAGCTCATCGGCAAGGTGCCGCTCCTCAACGCCGAGCAGGAGGTGGAGCTCGCCAAGCGCATCGAGGCGGGTCTCTTCTCCGAGTACAAGCTCGAAGAGGAGGAGGACCACAAGCCCGCCTTCAAGCGCGAGCTCGAGATCCTGGTCGAGGACGGCCGCCGGGCGAAGAACCACCTGCTGGAGGCCAACCTCCGCCTCGTGGTCTCCCTCGCCAAGCGCTACACGGGCCGCGGCATGCTCTTCCTGGACCTGATCCAGGAGGGCAACGTCGGCCTGATCCGCGCCGTGGAGAAGTTCGACTACACCAAGGGCTTCAAGTTCTCCACGTACGCGACCTGGTGGATCCGCCAGGCGATCACGCGCGCCATGGCCGACCAGTCGCGCACGATCCGCATCCCCGTGCACATGGTCGAGATCATCAACAAGCTCGCCCGCGTGCAGCGCCAGATGCTCCAGGACCTGGGCCGCGAGCCCACCCCGGAGGAGCTGGGCAAGGAACTCGACATGACCCCCGAGAAGGTCATCGAGGTCCAGAAGTACGGCCGCGAGCCGATCTCCCTGCACACCCCCCTGGGTGAGGAGGGCGACAGCGAGTTCGGTGACCTCATCGAGGACTCCGAGGCGGTCGTCCCGGCGGACGCGGTCTCCTTCACCTTCCTCCAGGAGCAGCTCCAGTCCATCCTGGGCACGCTCTCGGAGCGCGAGGCGGGCGTGGTCTCCATGCGTTACGGCCTCAACGACGGCCAGCCGAAGACCCTGGACGAGATCGGCCGCGTGTACGGGGTCACCCGTGAGCGCATCCGCCAGATCGAGTCCAAGACCATGTCGAAGCTGCGCCACCCGTCGCGTTCGCAGGTGCTGCGCGACTACCTCGACTGA